Sequence from the Fusarium oxysporum Fo47 chromosome VI, complete sequence genome:
CCTCGTCTCAAGCCATATGACTTCTGGCCACTCGTCGCTGACTCTACGGTCATACTACAGCATGTCTGTTCAGTCATAATCTttgttgtttgttttgtCGGCATATTTCAGGAGCGCGTGTCTCCTGTTGCTGTCACAAGCTGGAGCAGCTTCGCTACGTTTGTAGGATGGATCCTCTGGGAACGTTGGCTATCAGAAATTGAAGACACGGATGATCCGAGTCTTGGCGTGGCAGCGAATGTGATGGGAAGGGCCGGTCGGACTGGAAGTCTAAGGCGACCAACCCGCACGGGCAGTATCCGGCGTCCACCTCCGCTCCGGGTCGAGTCGGCGCCGTCTACCGCCGCACCATCTGCTGTCGCTTCGGCTGCGAGTTCGACAACCAACCTGCATGCGCCTAGCACGATGCAGCGAGCCCAGTCTGCTTCAACGACCTCCCTGGCCAGTGGTATCGCACACACTCCACGAGCGAGTCAAGAACATCTCCCCGAACTACCACCGCCCCTCCTGGCAGAAGAAAATCGATACCGACAGAGGATGGAGACCGTCAAGTCCGCGATTCTTATCTATTGCACGCTCCTTGGGCTGAGTCCCATTCTCAAGTCGCTAACGCAATCAACATCAAGCGATAGCATCTGGGCTATGTCCTTCTGGCTTCTCGCGATCAATATCTTCTTTTTTGACTACTCTGGAGGTGTAGGTGCCAAGTTTCCAGCATCGCTGTCCACAAATGCTGCTTTGATGGCATCGACTGTACTCGCCAGCCGACTACCATCGACCAAGCAGGTGTTCAGTCTGACACTCTTCAGCATCGAGGTGTTTGGGTTGTTTCCAGTATTCCGACGCTATGTACGACATCGAAGCTGGCGCTTCCATATCCTCTCTGCCATTCTGCTGGTATTAGGTGCAAGCTTCGGAGTCGGCCTAATACTGGGATACGATAAGAACACAATTGGATGGCCGTGGAAGAGTGGACTAGTGGGCATGATTGTTGGAGTGCTCATTGCCATACTGGCTACAGGAGGCTGCAGCTGGTGGCTGATAGGACTTCAGAAGTACAAGAACGAGATACGGGGACCGTGGGATCCCGCGAGACCCATTATCATGAATCGGCCTCGATGGGACGATGATTCATGAGGCGATGTGTTTTTAGGCATATAATTATTAGAACCTACATTTGCTTGTTAATGTATTTAGACCTGCATTTACTGTCCTAGTATTTCCACCCTAGTGACTACATGATGGAATTTTTAGTGGAAAGTCGCTGTCATTTTTGAAGACAAGATCTCTGTTTGCATCATTTAAAAGGAACGGCACATGAGTCCCGCTGTATAAGCAATTGCCAAACACACAAGGAAACTTGGCAAGATTTCCATGTTGAGCCAAGCTTTTTGTTCAACTCCACAGGGCTACGCTAGGGCGCCGACATGGGATTTGTGTCACAGATCGAGAAGTAAGCGAGTGATTGATATCGATCGAGGATTCTGACGGAAGGGAGAATCGACTTTGGCTTAGGTTTGGTGGCTGAGGTAATTGGAATGAAATCGTAGATGGCAGTTGAGGGAGGCTCAACAACGTTTGGTATGCGGTACTGCGAATGGACGTTAAGTGCAGTGTGCTATATGTGTACCCAGTCATTATTATACACTACTACCCGCTTGAAGAGAAAGACTTAGTAAAGCAAATCAAGGGCTGAGGAACATGAGCATATTCAAGGAATTTGATAGTGTCTTGTTTTTTCATGCTTATGAGATTGGGTTATGGTTTGAGAACCTCATCATGAGTTTATAGCCTACGATTAGACCAAACTTTGCTACTTCGGTATGAGATTTATGGAAGTCTCTAGATGTCTTGATCATCCTCTCTACTCAGTATACCATGCTTTGTTTAGCGAATGGAGATCCATATGTGGTGCTGGCATGATGTGAGGTTATGTAAGTGCTATGCCGTACTCGCCTGATTCCAAGCCTCGACAACACGTTACTCTGGATACGAGATGCATCTGCACATGGCATGCAGCCGCTGATCGGTGATGCTGATCTGACCCTGCAtgtgaggatgaagtcaaaagaagaaaaagcagcCGCCAGAGAGAGCTACAGCAGTATTCGTTTAAGCATCACTGCGTTTCGTGGAGTTGCACTGTCTAGACACCTCCCCGAATTAGAAGCCGACGTCCACCAATAGCAGCgagggagaaggaagatgttTTGTCGGGAAGCATCCAATTTATCCGTACGGACAAGGCCGCCAAAAAGTCCTAGCG
This genomic interval carries:
- a CDS encoding phosphatidylinositol N-acetylglucosaminyltransferase-domain-containing protein; the protein is MTGDATARSPSPLTLGDPLITGVNWHQHQPPTSAPAPTSPTKSPGSSQPLDPDPGPGPRSRRLQCLLDSMLPPTDDETPFPSLDHSALHGFGRSHLSPDDAFVSPPRGPRGRSRRRKRPWKKLMWVKQSYPDNYTDQATFLENLQRNPRLKPYDFWPLVADSTVILQHVCSVIIFVVCFVGIFQERVSPVAVTSWSSFATFVGWILWERWLSEIEDTDDPSLGVAANVMGRAGRTGSLRRPTRTGSIRRPPPLRVESAPSTAAPSAVASAASSTTNLHAPSTMQRAQSASTTSLASGIAHTPRASQEHLPELPPPLLAEENRYRQRMETVKSAILIYCTLLGLSPILKSLTQSTSSDSIWAMSFWLLAINIFFFDYSGGVGAKFPASLSTNAALMASTVLASRLPSTKQVFSLTLFSIEVFGLFPVFRRYVRHRSWRFHILSAILLVLGASFGVGLILGYDKNTIGWPWKSGLVGMIVGVLIAILATGGCSWWLIGLQKYKNEIRGPWDPARPIIMNRPRWDDDS